Proteins from one Periplaneta americana isolate PAMFEO1 chromosome 6, P.americana_PAMFEO1_priV1, whole genome shotgun sequence genomic window:
- the LOC138700885 gene encoding uncharacterized protein yields MLIPDRLNRLLSAVRTTLQDPSVPRLMWSAERPQLSGEDSDSSATFCSAFEHVGDQDSKESHDQGAKWSHNDRDGVLPSLSPQNADNSDVTEVRKSLSEVLHIEARSTSGTGAGKLEPVLAPRVTRQQTRRLRQSSSPHSATPQTRRRTMNVWRRLYVRVADVQEEVQAWLGGWGPCLDQAHARRLVAELQQAQATLQSGKLKHQRLGEMAQVCDKLLHQLHAVLSDETPAPTCCCSSDTESSDSGQMDAAQASDIPGKLSSRDPRLKSASYARYVLTSDATRVFDCNQPEESDIVGQMQSRTSDDDIATEVPDCSQPEERLMQPKSSAADHGSIVGLVEATSGGDIAADCSQLEEGSNVTGLTDSQPSRHGIEKIWLHSATEFIPNQQLPADFWGKRETPLPADVLAALEGW; encoded by the exons ATGCTGATCCCTGATCGACTGAACAGACTGCTGTCTGCTGTGCGCACCACGCTGCAGGACCCGTCAGTTCCGCGCTTGATGTGGAGTGCCGAGCGCCCTCAGCTCAGTGGGGAGGACAGCGACTCCAGTGCCACGTTCTGCTCTGCGTTCGAACATGTCGGAGACCAGGACTCCAAGGAGTCCCATGACCAGGGTGCCAAATGGAGCCATAATGACAGAGACGGTGTGTTGCCCAGTCTGAGCCCGCAGAATGCCGATAACAGCGATGTGACTGAGGTTAGGAAGTCACTGAGTGAGGTCCTGCATATTGAGGCTAGGAGTACCAGCGGCACAG GTGCAGGGAAGCTGGAACCAGTGCTGGCGCCCCGTGTCACCAGGCAGCAGACGAGACGCCTGCGGCAGTCCTCTTCACCACACTCAGCGACTCCCCAGACAAGACGTCGAACAATG AATGTGTGGCGAAGGCTGTATGTTCGGGTTGCTGACGTCCAGGAGGAGGTACAGGCATGGCTTGGGGGCTGGGGCCCCTGCCTGGATCAAGCCCACGCACGCAGACTGGTGGCGGAGCTGCAGCAGGCACAGGCCACGCTGCAGTCCGGCAAGCTCAAG CACCAGCGACTCGGAGAGATGGCTCAGGTGTGCGACAAACTACTGCATCAGCTCCACGCGGTTCTGTCTGACGAGACCCCTGCCCCCACCTG CTGCTGCTCGTCGGACACAGAGAGCAGCGACAGCGGGCAGATGGATGCGGCCCAGGCCAGCGACATCCCCGGCAAACTCTCGAGCAGGGACCCACGCCTCAAGTCAGCATCATATGCCAGGTATGTCTTGACGTCAGATGCCACACGGGTGTTTGACTGCAATCAGCCAGAAGAAAGCGACATTGTTGGACAAATGCAGTCGAGAACAAGTGATGACGACATTGCTACAGAAGTCCCTGACTGCAGTCAGCCAGAAGAGAGGCTGATGCAGCCCAAGTCAAGTGCTGCTGACCATGGCAGCATTGTTGGTCTGGTGGAAGCAACTTCAGGTGGCGATATTGCTGCTGACTGCAGTCAATTGGAAGAAGGAAGCAATGTGACTGGACTGACAGATAGCCAGCCGTCCAGGCATGGCATTGAGAAGATCTGGCTGCACAGTGCAACAGAGTTTATACCGAACCAACAGCTGCCTGCAGACTTCTGGGGAAAGAGAGAGACACCCCTGCCAGCAGACGTCTTGGCAGCCTTGGAGGGATGGTAG